In a single window of the Acipenser ruthenus chromosome 8, fAciRut3.2 maternal haplotype, whole genome shotgun sequence genome:
- the LOC117405269 gene encoding pyruvate dehydrogenase E1 component subunit alpha, mitochondrial-like isoform X2 produces MLLSVNSMQKMLTIISNVLKGSASKNVARVVAARTYADFTAEATFDVKKCDTHRLDDAPPTKSVLTREDALKYYRTMQVIRRMELKADQLYKQKIIRGFCHLSDGQEACAVGIEAGIKPTDHLITSYRAHGYTYTRGVSAREILAELTGRRGGCAKGKGGSMHMYANNFYGGNGIVGAQVPLGAGVALACKYLDTDQVCATLYGDGAANQGQIFEAYNMASLWKLPCIFICENNKYAMGTSVERSSASTEYYKRGDFIPGLRVDGMDILCVKEATKYAADLCRAGKGPIVMELQTYRYHGHSMSDPGVSYRTREEIQEVRSKSDPISLLKDRMLANNMASVEELKEIDVQVRKEIEEAAQFATTDPEPPLEELCNHIFYNDAPLEVRGTLPWTKLKSIS; encoded by the exons ATGCTATTGAGTGTAAATAGCATGCAAAAGATGCTGACCATTATTTCTAATGTGTTGAAGGGCAGCGCCAGCAAAAAT GTTGCCCGTGTTGTGGCGGCACGCACCTATGCTGATTTTACAGCCGAAGCGACCTTTGATGTGAAG AAATGTGACACCCATCGTCTGGACGACGCCCCCCCCACCAAGTCGGTGCTGACCCGGGAGGATGCTCTGAAGTACTACAGGACCATGCAGGTGATCCGCCGCATGGAGCTCAAAGCAGACCAGCTCTACAAACAGAAGATCATCCGTGGATTCTGCCACTTGTCCGATGGCCAG GAAGCTTGCGCTGTTGGTATTGAggctgggattaaacccacagaTCACTTGATCACATCATACCGAGCACATGGGTACACCTACACTCGTGGGGTGTCTGCCCGGGAGATCCTGGCTGAGCTCACTG GAAGAAGGGGAGGCTGTGCCAAAGGAAAGGGAGGCTCCATGCACATGTATGCCAATAACTTCTATGGTGGTAATGGCATTGTAGGAGCACAG GTACCCCTGGGGGCTGGTGTGGCGTTGGCTTGTAAATACCTGGACACTGACCAGGTCTGTGCGACTCTGTACGGAGACGGTGCAGCTAATCAG GGTCAGATCTTTGAAGCCTACAACATGGCATCTCTGTGGAAGCTGCCCTGTATCTTCATCTGTGAGAATAACAAGTATGCCATGGGCACATCCGTGGAGCGTTCCTCTGCCAGCACAGAGTACTACAAGAGAGGGGACTTCATCCCTGGACTCCGG GTGGATGGTATGGATATTCTCTGTGTAAAGGAAGCTACAAAATATGCTGCAGACCTCTGTAGAGCCGGGAAA GGCCCTATTGTGATGGAACTGCAAACTTACCGTTACCATGGACACAGTATGAGTGACCCTGGGGTCAG TTACCGTACTAGAGAGGAGATTCAGGAAGTGAGAAGCAAGAGTGACCCCATCTCTCTGCTGAAGGACAGGATGTTGGCCAACAATATGGCCAGTGTGGAGGAACTGAAG GAGATTGATGTTCAAGTGAGGAAGGAGATTGAAGAGGCTGCACAGTTTGCCACCACTGACCCCGAGCCTCCACTGGAGGAGCTGTGTAACCACATCTTCTACAACGACGCACCATTGGAAGTGCGCGGCACCCTGCCCTGGACGAAACTGAAATCCATCAGCTAA
- the LOC117405269 gene encoding pyruvate dehydrogenase E1 component subunit alpha, mitochondrial-like isoform X1: MLLSVNSMQKMLTIISNVLKGSASKNGAASEVARVVAARTYADFTAEATFDVKKCDTHRLDDAPPTKSVLTREDALKYYRTMQVIRRMELKADQLYKQKIIRGFCHLSDGQEACAVGIEAGIKPTDHLITSYRAHGYTYTRGVSAREILAELTGRRGGCAKGKGGSMHMYANNFYGGNGIVGAQVPLGAGVALACKYLDTDQVCATLYGDGAANQGQIFEAYNMASLWKLPCIFICENNKYAMGTSVERSSASTEYYKRGDFIPGLRVDGMDILCVKEATKYAADLCRAGKGPIVMELQTYRYHGHSMSDPGVSYRTREEIQEVRSKSDPISLLKDRMLANNMASVEELKEIDVQVRKEIEEAAQFATTDPEPPLEELCNHIFYNDAPLEVRGTLPWTKLKSIS, translated from the exons ATGCTATTGAGTGTAAATAGCATGCAAAAGATGCTGACCATTATTTCTAATGTGTTGAAGGGCAGCGCCAGCAAAAAT GGAGCTGCATCTGAG GTTGCCCGTGTTGTGGCGGCACGCACCTATGCTGATTTTACAGCCGAAGCGACCTTTGATGTGAAG AAATGTGACACCCATCGTCTGGACGACGCCCCCCCCACCAAGTCGGTGCTGACCCGGGAGGATGCTCTGAAGTACTACAGGACCATGCAGGTGATCCGCCGCATGGAGCTCAAAGCAGACCAGCTCTACAAACAGAAGATCATCCGTGGATTCTGCCACTTGTCCGATGGCCAG GAAGCTTGCGCTGTTGGTATTGAggctgggattaaacccacagaTCACTTGATCACATCATACCGAGCACATGGGTACACCTACACTCGTGGGGTGTCTGCCCGGGAGATCCTGGCTGAGCTCACTG GAAGAAGGGGAGGCTGTGCCAAAGGAAAGGGAGGCTCCATGCACATGTATGCCAATAACTTCTATGGTGGTAATGGCATTGTAGGAGCACAG GTACCCCTGGGGGCTGGTGTGGCGTTGGCTTGTAAATACCTGGACACTGACCAGGTCTGTGCGACTCTGTACGGAGACGGTGCAGCTAATCAG GGTCAGATCTTTGAAGCCTACAACATGGCATCTCTGTGGAAGCTGCCCTGTATCTTCATCTGTGAGAATAACAAGTATGCCATGGGCACATCCGTGGAGCGTTCCTCTGCCAGCACAGAGTACTACAAGAGAGGGGACTTCATCCCTGGACTCCGG GTGGATGGTATGGATATTCTCTGTGTAAAGGAAGCTACAAAATATGCTGCAGACCTCTGTAGAGCCGGGAAA GGCCCTATTGTGATGGAACTGCAAACTTACCGTTACCATGGACACAGTATGAGTGACCCTGGGGTCAG TTACCGTACTAGAGAGGAGATTCAGGAAGTGAGAAGCAAGAGTGACCCCATCTCTCTGCTGAAGGACAGGATGTTGGCCAACAATATGGCCAGTGTGGAGGAACTGAAG GAGATTGATGTTCAAGTGAGGAAGGAGATTGAAGAGGCTGCACAGTTTGCCACCACTGACCCCGAGCCTCCACTGGAGGAGCTGTGTAACCACATCTTCTACAACGACGCACCATTGGAAGTGCGCGGCACCCTGCCCTGGACGAAACTGAAATCCATCAGCTAA